The Glycine max cultivar Williams 82 chromosome 12, Glycine_max_v4.0, whole genome shotgun sequence genome window below encodes:
- the LOC100819678 gene encoding disease resistance protein RUN1 codes for MACSSSHAKNFDVFVSFRGLDTRNSFTDHLFAALQRKGIVAFRDNQNINKGELLEPELLQAIEGSHVFIVVFSKDYASSTWCLKELRKIFDRVEETGRSVLPIFYDVTPSEVRKQSGKFGKAFAEYEERFKDDLEMVNKWRKALKAIGNRSGWDVQNKPEHEEIEKIVEEVMNLLGHNQIWSFSGDLVDMDSRVKQLEELLDLSANDVVRVVGIWGMSGVGKTTLVTALFGKISPQYDARCFIDDLNKYCGDFGATSAQKQLLCQALNQGNMEIHNLSHGTMLVRTRLRRLKTLIVLDNVDQVEQLENLALHPEYLGEGSRIIIISKNMHILKNYGVYKVYNVQLLKKDKALQLLCKKAFKSDDIEKGYEEVTYDVLKYVNGLPLAIKVLGSFLFDRDVFEWRSALTRMKENPSKDIMDVLRISFDGLETMEKEIFLDIVCFFSSDQFQDYDRRSIPPEKILGYRGFYPKIGMKVLVEKSLISFDRYSNIQMHDLLKELGKIIIREKAPKQPRKWSRLWDYKDLQKVMIENKEAKNLEAICICNEKYQDEFLQQTMKVDALSKMIHLKLLMLKNVNFSGILNYLSNELRYLYWDNYPFLSMPSSFHPDQLVELILPYSNIKQLWKDTKHLPNLKDLDLSHSQNLIEMPDLSGVPHLRNLNLQGCTKIVRIDPSIGTLRELDSLNLRNCINLFLNLNIIFGLSSLTVLNLSGCSKLLTNRLLQKPRETEHMEKIDENRSSIQLSTSSVYEMLMLPFYIFSSWKQVDSLGLLVPYLSRFPRLFVLDLSFCNLLQIPDAIGNLHSLVILNLGGNKFVILPNTIKQLSELRSLNLEHCKQLKYLPELPTPKKRKNHKYYGGLNTFNCPNLSEMELIYRMVFSWMTQIFEVHWQSSLSFNRLDIVIPGTEIPRWFSKQNEGDSISMDPSPLMEDPNWIGVACCALLVAHHDPSNIE; via the exons ATGGCTTGCTCTTCATCACACGCGAAGAATTTTGATGTGTTTGTGAGCTTTAGAGGTCTGGATACTCGTAATAGTTTCACTGATCATCTTTTTGCTGCTCTTCAAAGGAAAGGCATTGTTGCTTTCAGGGATAACCAAAATATCAACAAAGGGGAACTCTTGGAGCCTGAGCTCTTGCAGGCAATCGAAGGATCACATGTTTTCATTGTTGTCTTCTCAAAAGACTATGCATCATCCACATGGTGCTTGAAAGAGCTGAGAAAGATTTTTGATAGGGTTGAAGAAACAGGGCGAAGTGTACTCCCTATTTTCTATGATGTCACTCCTTCTGAGGTCCGGAAACAGAGTGGAAAGTTTGGAAAAGCTTTTGCTGAATACGAAGAAAGGTTCAAAGATGATTTGGAAATGGTAAATAAATGGAGGAAAGCTCTCAAAGCAATTGGCAATCGTAGTGGTTGGGATGTACAAAATAA GCCAGAACatgaagaaattgaaaaaattgttgaaGAAGTAATGAACCTACTGGGTCATAATCAAATTTGGAGTTTCAGTGGTGATTTAGTTGATATGGACTCTCGTGTGAAACAATTGGAAGAGCTTCTAGATTTGAGCGCAAATGATGTTGTTCGCGTTGTGGGAATTTGGGGGATGAGTGGAGTAGGAAAGACAACACTTGTTACTGCTTTGTTCGGTAAAATCTCTCCTCAATATGATGCTCGttgttttattgatgatttaaACAAATATTGTGGGGATTTTGGTGCAACAAGTGCACAAAAACAACTTCTTTGTCAAGCTCTAAATCAAGGAAATATGGAGATACACAATCTTTCCCATGGAACCATGTTGGTAAGAACTAGGCTACGTCGCTTAAAGACACTTATTGTTCTTGATAATGTTGATCAGGTTGAACAATTAGAGAATTTGGCTTTGCATCCTGAATATCTAGGTGAAGGGAGTAGAATCATCATAATCTCTAAAAATATgcatatcttaaaaaattatggagTATATAAAGTTTACAATGTTCAACTCCTTAAGAAGGATAAGGCTCTTCAATTACTTTGCAAAAAAGCTTTCAAATCCGATGATATTGAGAAAGGGTATGAAGAGGTAACATATGATGTACTGAAGTATGTCAATGGCCTTCCACTAGCAATCAAAGTATTGGGCTCATTTTTGTTTGACCGAGATGTTTTTGAGTGGAGAAGTGCATTAACTAGAATGAAAGAAAATCCAAGTAAAGATATCATGGATGTGTTGCGAATAAGTTTTGATGGATTGGAGacaatggaaaaagaaatatttctagatattgtttgtttcttttcaaGTGATCAATTCCAGGATTATGACCGGCGGTCTATACCTCCTGAGAAAATTCTAGGCTATCGGGGATTTTATCCCAAAATTGGTATGAAAGTTCTAGTTGAAAAATCACTCATAAGTTTTGATCGTTATAGTAATATTCAAATGCATGACTTGTTGAAAGAGTTGGGCAAGATTATTATCCGAGAAAAGGCACCCAAGCAACCTAGAAAGTGGAGCAGGTTATGGGACTACAAGGATCTCCAAAAAGTTATGATAGAAAATAAg GAGGCCAAAAATCTTGAAGCCATATGTATTTGTAATGAAAAATACCAAGATGAGTTTCTACAACAAACAATGAAAGTAGATGCTCTATCAAAAATGATTCATCTTAAGTTACTCATGCTTAAGAATGTGAATTTTTCAGGAATTCTCAATTATCTTTCTAATGAATTGAGATATTTATACTGGGATAACTATCCTTTCTTGTCTATGCCATCAAGTTTTCATCCCGATCAACTTGTCGAATTGATTTTGCCTTATAGCAATATCAAACAATTATGGAAAGACACAAAG CATCTGCCGAATTTGAAAGATTTAGATCTCAGCCACTCCCAAAATCTTATTGAGATGCCAGACTTAAGTGGAGTCCCACATCTTAGGAATCTCAATCTCCAAGGATGTACAAAAATTGTACGCATCGATCCATCCATTGGTACCCTAAGAGAGCTTGATTCTCTGAATTTGAGGAATTGTATAAATCTTTTCCTTAATCTGAATATCATTTTTGGGCTTAGTTCTCTTACGGTCCTTAATCTCTCAGGCTGTTCAAAATTACTTACTAATAGGCTGTTACAGAAACCAAGGGAGACAGAACATATggaaaaaattgatgaaaatagAAGTTCCATCCAATTATCAACATCCTCTGTATACGAAATGCTAATGCTGCCTTTCTATATTTTCTCCTCTTGGAAACAAGTAGATTCACTGGGTTTGTTGGTTCCTTATTTATCTCGTTTCCCACGTTTGTTTGTTCTTGATCTGAGCTTCTGCAATCTACTTCAAATCCCAGATGCTATTGGGAACTTACATTCtttagtaatattaaatttggGGGGAAACAAATTTGTGATACTACCTAATACCATTAAGCAACTTTCCGAACTTCGATCTCTAAACTTAGAGCACTGCAAGCAGCTGAAATATTTGCCCGAGCTTCCAAcaccaaaaaagagaaaaaatcacaaatattacGGGGGATTAAACACTTTCAATTGCCCCAATTTGAGTGAAATGGAACTTATTTATCGCATGGTTTTTTCTTGGATGACACAAATCTTTGAG GTACACTGGCAATCCTCTCTTTCCTTTAATAGGCTTGATATTGTTATTCCTGGAACTGAAATTCCAAGGTGGTTCAGTAAACAAAATGAGGGTGATTCAATAAGCATGGACCCGTCTCCTCTTATGGAAGACCCAAATTGGATAGGTGTTGCCTGTTGTGCATTATTAGTGGCACATCATGATCCGTCTAATATTG AATGA
- the LOC100820004 gene encoding uncharacterized protein, with product MFKESIDKPLPWQQKEFVQKHCNSTILFLASYRKYLNCNLASIKKCSRVNIPQLNLLWTTETSLYYSYPLELHFLCIYRHFYCKP from the exons atgttcaaagAGAGCATTGACAAG CCATTACCTTGGCAACAGAAAGAGTTTGTGCAGAAACACTGCAACTCAACAATACTATTCCTTGCAAGCTACAGA aaataccTTAATTGCAACCTCGCAAGTATCAAGAAGTGCTCCAGAGTCAATATTCCACAATTGA ACCTGTTGTGGACTACAGAAACGAGCTTGTATTATTCATATCCATTAGAATTACACTTTCTTTGTATTTATAGACATTTCTATTGCAAACCCTAG